AGAAGCTTCAGTCACATTTGGGGGATTTTGAAACGTGCATTAAGTTCTCCTGACATCTAACAACCTAGTTTCACGTTCTAAATTATGGAGAGAGGAGCCCTGAGAGAAGGAAGCGCTCCAGCCTTTTTTGCCAGTGATGTCTGATGGCTTGCTCAAAGCCATGTGCTCATGAATACGAGACTTAGCTTAAAAAGTGCACACAATACACTGACATGCGACCTGTTGATTTCCCCATGCTGCGGGGTTTTCCAAAACCAAAATAGATCCACACTAGAACTCATCAGTTTCCTCTTGCTTTTGGTATACTCCCAGCTGTGGAAGCCTGCTGGTTACTTGCCACCGAGaggtttcatttctctctgcagAGGAGCCAGGGAGCGTTAACTAACCCCACAGGCTGCATAGGACGCACCTGACCTACAAGCCTCTTCCTCCGGACCTCCTGCACCCGCTGACCGTCCTGCCCAATGTAATGCTCCCGGGCGTGAGGGCTTCTACAGGCACCGGCAGGGCCTAATCGGGTGCCGTTATTTGGTGGGCCTCTGATAGCCCCAAAGTAAGTAACAAGGTGATTGAGCTTGGGCATTTCAAGACCTGACTTCACCTTCTGAGCAACCGCACGCACCCCACCCCAGAATAGACTGCTTCTAGGAAGCCGAGTACCCATCCGGTGGGTGGGGCCCGAAATCGAGCTCGGGATGCCTTCCTGGGACACCAGCCTGGGTCACATGTGAGGCCAGTGGGCAGGCGCCGCGCGCCGCCGGAAGGACTAGTGCCGGTTCCCACAGCAACGTGAATCCCACCAATCAGGGCGTCGGGAGTTCGGGCCCCGCCCGCCCCGAGTTTTAAAAGCGCGGGGTCCGCCAGCCTCGGGACAGATCTCTCCGCGTCGGGTCCGGCCATGCTTCGCGGCCCGCGGCGCCCCCTGTGGCTCAgcttcctgctgctgctgctcccgGGCGCGCCCGGACACAAAGGGGCCGCGAGGCCGGGAGAGGGCTCGGAGCAGCGGGGCGCGGGGGGCGCCTGGCCGGCCTTCCAGGGCCTGAAGGAGCGGCTGAGCGCGGCCGGCGCCCTCTCCGCACGGTACTGGGCACTTTTCAGCTGCCAGGTGTGGCCCGAGGACTGTGAAGAGGACGAGGTTGTCGCCAAGCCCCTGGGTAAGACCCGGAGCCGCCGCCTCCGCCTGGTCCACCCGCCGCTGGGCCCCGCCTGCCCGCGGCTCCCGGCAGCTTCCGGCAGGGTCGGAGCCGGGGAAGCGGGATGTGCAGAAGCCGAGTTGAATTCGGGTTGCAGCTGTCGAAGCCTTACTCCTGCCCTGGCACATCGTAATCTGGGCCACCAGACAGGCGCTGTATCAGCCAGCTTTACTGTTCCACCCAGACTTTGCTATATCGCTGTGGGCGGGGCAGCCTCTGGCGGCCAAGGAAGCCCTGTCACTACTACCCCTCCTTCCCTTTTGCAGGGCTCTATAGGTGTGAATAGGCTTGGCCGTCCCCCTCCCACTTCCTGTGCTGTCTGCTGACCCACCCTGGCATTATTCCACGGTGCCATTGTTCCCCAATTTCTTGATGGCTTTGAGGGAAGTCCTGGGTGAACAGACCTGGTGACTGTCTCCCCCCGCTTCACAAGTACCTGCTCCTTCTCCTCTGTGGCCTATGGATGCAGTGCTTGGCGACATGCAGGGAGCAGAGTCTTAGACTTGGAGTCTGGGACCTGAGTTCTGGTCTGACACTGTCACTGTCAAATCATGTGGCAAGCCTGTAAAAAGTACTATAAACATCTTTAATTGAAACAAAAAGTTCTGAATTCCAGTGATGGGTTTGATTTTTTGCTAATGCTGGATATATTCAATTGAGCAAAGAATTTAGAGGGCCTTGGAGGTGGCTGTAatcaaattatttggaaacctAACATAAATAGGAAGAATGATCATTGCCAGCGACTGTTTGTCCGCCTTGTCTCCCTCCTAAACTGCAAACTTCTGCCGGCAAGGTCCAGGTTTCTTATGCTTCTGGCATATGGTGCTTAAGGGCTTTTGTTGGATAAATTGAGACTTGACTGGAACTGGATCAAGGTGGTCTACTTCCTCAAAGCTCGAGGTGCCTGCTACTGCCCAAGGCAAAGGGCAAGGAAGGACCAGGGGAGAGCAGTGAAGCATGGGCCTAGTGGGAGGACAAAAGATGGGAAGAAGAAGCACTCTGCTTAACCAAGTCTTCAGGGAGGCATTGCGTGACTCCCCCTGTGCTTGAGGCTCTGCCTCTGTCTCACAGCTCCTCCTTTTCCAGGATGGAACCTTCCCCGGCTGGGCCAGCAGTACCTGGATATCCTGACCAGGTGGTACTGCCGCTTCCAGGACTGCTGTGACAGTGGGGACTGCAGGATCTCCAACAACTTCACAGGTTAGACCTCACATGGCCCAAAGGGGCTAGGGAtatgtgggggagggggacaaTTCAGGGGAAAAGGCACTGCAGCAAGGGACTGTCATCATGCCATCCAACCTTCTCCCAAGCAGGAATTGCCAGGACAAGAATGAAATCAAGTCTGTAATTATCTGAAGATCTGCTTTGGGCAGGTCACTGAACTCCTAGGTATTCCAGACACAGTTCCCTTGAACAGTATGAAGTGGTATCATCAAAGTACTTTGCATTCTTCTATTTAGAAACTGAAACCTAAGTACTTCCATCCTGTTTTTTGAAGGAGCACCAAACTACTTGAATCAGAAACAAGATGCCCCATtttagcttttggtttcatgGCTCTACTTTACCAACTTCATGGTGTGCTGCATCTTGGGGATGCCATGAACAGGTCACAGCCATCTGTGACAGCTGGGAGAGGGGGACACTGCCAGACACAAGACAGGTCCCTGATCGCCACTGTctgaggaaggggagagaaaCTGTTCCCTGTCTAGACTGAGGGCTTCTCTGCTCATTTGCCACCTACTGCTCCTTCACCAGGTCCTCCTGCTATCCTTGGGGGTGTGTCCAAGGAGAAAAGAAGATTAGATAAGATCTGTTGAGCCCCTGCTgggtgccaggcattgtgctatcAACTTTGCATGGATTAACTCATGGCTTAACCTATCCAGTGGCCCCTAAGAGTCAGCCCAGAGTACCAGGACTCTCTCTAGACAGGAACCATAGTCCCCACGTGTTGCACTCCCACCCCCACTGCATGGTTGAGACAGTCAATCAAGAGAACTGTTCAGAAATTGTGGGTTGTGATTTTAAGTGTCCTTTTCTAACCTTTAGCCAGGAAATGTCTGGGCAATGCAATGTGGGTTTCCTGGGTTGTCTGGGAGCAGTGGGGAAGCCTCAGTGGCACCACATCCTTGATAGAAATAGGATGTTTctgatttaaaaagtaattcataTTAGCCATCACATGGATTGGAAACCCCCATAGCAGTATGCCTGGACATTCTCTCCCTCAGAATCCAGCTGAATTTGAGTCATTCATTACTAACCAACTTCTCTTTTTCAAGTAGTTCAGGTGGCTTGGTTTGCATATGGCAATTTATTTTGCAGTTTGATTCTCAGATATTTAGCCCCAAGTACTAAATACATTCTGATAAAGGATTGGTGGTTTAGTTCTTTGCAAAAGTACCTCAGACTAGTTTCCCCAGGGGAAGTTTCATTGCCTAGAGCACCCCTGATCCTGGCTCTTTCAAACTCTATAAACAATATCTACCCTAAATATGAGATGACTTAATGGGCGCAGATGCCACTGACACAGTGCTTTCTGCACACTCCTCAGCAAGTCCTGTGTCTAGGGAAAATGCGTGGCTCAGGACCAAATTTGGTCTACTGCTCAGGAAGTCTGAATTTGGATTTCTGCTGACTCGGGATAAGACCCCAGGCAGGCAGTTAACAAGTTACCTCCTGTCCTCAATGTGCCCATCATTCCACCTGGGTCTGGGCACCCCAAATATTCTGAGGTGTCACTAGCTCTCTTACTAGCTGCCAACCCTTGGGCAGTCCTCGCCAAGACTCAGTCTCCTCCATTTTAAATGAGGCTGATAACACCTTCCTTGCAgaattattgtgaagattaattaTAAAACCCTTAAAGCACAGCGCTGAGTACAGGGAAGATGGCAGCAGATGTTATTTCCCCCGCTACCATCGCTTCCACTTTCGAAGCATCACGTGCCATGCTCAGGTCTGTGGGCTTCAGCCAATGAGAACCTGGATACTGCCAGTGTCTGACCTTAGACGCTGACCTGCCTGAGCTCACTGGGACCTGAGCTGGCTCGAGATCCCCCTCTGGCCAGCCCTGCACTCCAAGGGGTCAGTGCCTTGTCCATAAGTGGCAGCACAGGCTCCCCACCTGCACCGCGTGGTTGTACAGTGGCCAATCTCAAAAAGTGTTTGCTGAGTGGAactaaaatggataaaatgaggGTTTCCCCAAAAAACATTTAGGGAGGGAGGAGTTGGAGGAAATTCGTTGGTGGGGGGAGGGCTCCTCCTCCAGACAGGCCTCTGCCAGCCACTCTGGGGTGGCTTCAGGACCTTCAGGAAGGGTCACTCCGTCCTCTCCCTTAGTCCAATCTTGATTTCTCAGGCTTGACAGAAAATCGCCCTTGAATGCCTTCTGCCCTCTGACTCCTTGTTCTCAGGCCACACAGGATGGATAACTGACACCACCTCGGGGAGTTCAGTCCCTTGGCTATGGCTGAGCCTGGCGATGGCCTGTGGGGGGGCCCTCACCATGCTCTTCTCTCTCCTAGGCCTTGAGTCGGACCTCCGTGTGCGGCTGCATGGCCAGCATGTGGCCCGGGAGCTGGTGCTGCGGGCGGTGAGGGATCACGTGGAGACGCCCCGGCCGGACAAGGCCCTGGCTCTGTCGTTCCATGGCTGGTCCGGCACAGGCAAGAACTTTGTAGCCCAGATGCTGGCAGAGAACCTGTACCGGGACGGGCTGAGGAGCGACTGCGTCAAGGCGTTTGTCGCCATGCTCCACTTCCCTCACCCCAAGTACGTGGAGCTGTACAAGGTGCgttggctggggctggggctggggtgcagCTCCGACAGCCTGAGCAGGGCTCTGTGCTGGGAGGGGGTCCTGGTCCCCGCCCTTCCTTGCATGGAGGTAGACAGGGAACCTGGGAGGTGGGTGTGGGTGGATGGGGCAGGCAGGTGCCCGCTGCCACAGAACCTCTAGCAGCCGGGCAGCACCCAGGGCATCCTGCCCACACAGGTGGGGCTCCGAACATCGGCAGGGAAGAC
This is a stretch of genomic DNA from Tamandua tetradactyla isolate mTamTet1 chromosome 4, mTamTet1.pri, whole genome shotgun sequence. It encodes these proteins:
- the TOR3A gene encoding torsin-3A isoform X2 translates to MLRGPRRPLWLSFLLLLLPGAPGHKGAARPGEGSEQRGAGGAWPAFQGLKERLSAAGALSARYWALFSCQVWPEDCEEDEVVAKPLGWNLPRLGQQYLDILTRWYCRFQDCCDSGDCRISNNFTGLESDLRVRLHGQHVARELVLRAVRDHVETPRPDKALALSFHGWSGTGKNFVAQMLAENLYRDGLRSDCVKAFVAMLHFPHPKYVELYKEQLTGQIREIQQRCPQTLFIFDEAEKLHPELLEALGPYLGRQDPQSYKAEPSRTIFLFLSNLGGNIINEVVLNLLKAGQSREEITMEQLEPQFQAEILESTGCTLH
- the TOR3A gene encoding torsin-3A isoform X1, giving the protein MLRGPRRPLWLSFLLLLLPGAPGHKGAARPGEGSEQRGAGGAWPAFQGLKERLSAAGALSARYWALFSCQVWPEDCEEDEVVAKPLGWNLPRLGQQYLDILTRWYCRFQDCCDSGDCRISNNFTGLESDLRVRLHGQHVARELVLRAVRDHVETPRPDKALALSFHGWSGTGKNFVAQMLAENLYRDGLRSDCVKAFVAMLHFPHPKYVELYKEQLTGQIREIQQRCPQTLFIFDEAEKLHPELLEALGPYLGRQDPQSYKAEPSRTIFLFLSNLGGNIINEVVLNLLKAGQSREEITMEQLEPQFQAEILESTDSGFGHSRLVKESLIDFFIPFLPLEYRHVRLCARDAFLNQELQYTEEALDEIAKMMVYVPKEEQLFSSQGCKSISQRINYFLP